One genomic window of Glycine max cultivar Williams 82 chromosome 16, Glycine_max_v4.0, whole genome shotgun sequence includes the following:
- the LOC100776819 gene encoding trihelix transcription factor GT-2 yields the protein MQLGDSSVLEISSHTQPEMAVTAVVSPPEEVAHDGSDNSGDGGSGDGGGGEMIGMDLDANSGEGNEGNNKMSFGGNRWPRQETLALLKIRSDMDTVFRDSSLKGPLWEEVSRKLAELGYQRSAKKCKEKFENVYKYNKRTKDNKSGKSHGKTYKFFDQLQALENQFTTVSYPPKPQPTSTLATTNPLTLPTRPSDHGNKVISYVTTFPSTNPTLISPSPQTNTTTTTTTTTSTTNPRDSSRPQTNNNNNSVTHSLPNMNTSFSTTTASTSSSTASDEDLEERYRRKRKWKDYFRRLTRKVLLKQEEMQKKFLEAMDQRERERVAQQDNWRMQEMARINREHEILVQERSTAAAKDATVIALLQKMYGQQNPTPQVEVEPPPQQKQTIPQSQPPILMPNNNFEVKKINNGHSVTSTTTGTVATATTTTSPVNSSSSRWPKAEVHALIRIRTSLETKYQENGPKAPLWEDISIAMQRLGYNRSAKRCKEKWENINKYFKRVRESSKERREDSKTCPYFHELEALYKEKSKSSKNPFGIFQNMKPNEMMLMMTEPLMVQPEQQWRPPPQSLEEGVGMENASEEYHENEENGGDDDDNIEEDGDSVEDEGANPCEIATNN from the exons ATGCAGCTAGGAGACTCAAGTGTGTTGGAGATCTCCTCCCATACCCAGCCCGAGATGGCGGTGACGGCAGTAGTCTCGCCACCAGAAGAAGTAGCTCATGATGGCAGCGACAACAGTGGTGATGGTGGCagtggtgatggtggtggtggtgagaTGATTGGGATGGACTTGGATGCAAATTCAGGTGAAGGAAATGAAGGTAATAATAAGATGAGCTTTGGAGGGAACCGGTGGCCCCGCCAAGAAACTTTGGCTCTCTTGAAGATAAGGTCGGATATGGATACAGTTTTTCGAGATTCAAGTCTTAAAGGTCCACTTTGGGAAGAAGTTTCAag GAAATTGGCAGAACTTGGATATCAAAGAAGCGCAAAGAAGTGCAAGGAAAAATTTGAGAACGTGTACAAGTACAACAAGAGAACCAAAGACAACAAAAGTGGCAAATCACATGGAAAAACCTATAAATTCTTTGATCAATTACAAGCCCTTGAGAACCAATTCACAACAGTCTCTTACCCGCCAAAACCACAACCTACTTCTACTTTGGCAACAACAAACCCATTGACATTGCCAACAAGGCCAAGTGATCATGGTAACAAAGTTATCTCTTATGTCACAACTTTTCCTTCCACAAACCCTACTCTCATTTCACCTTCTCCACAAACCAacactaccaccaccaccaccacaacaaCATCCACAACCAACCCTAGAGATTCATCACGACcacaaaccaacaacaacaataatagtgTCACACACTCTTTGCCAAACATGAACACCTCTTTCTCTACCACCACTGCCTCCACCTCATCCTCCACAGCGTCAGATGAAGACTTGGAAGAGAGGTATAGGAGGAAGAGAAAGTGGAAGGACTACTTCAGGAGGCTCACTAGGAAGGTCTTGTTGAAGCAAGAGGAGATGCAAAAGAAGTTCTTGGAAGCCATGGACCAAAGGGAGAGGGAAAGGGTGGCACAACAAGACAATTGGAGGATGCAAGAAATGGCAAGGATCAATAGGGAGCATGAGATTCTTGTTCAAGAGAGATCAACAGCAGCAGCCAAAGATGCTACAGTCATTGCATTATTGCAAAAGATGTATGGCCAACAAAACCCCACACCACAAGTTGAAGTAGAGCCACCACCACAACAGAAGCAAACAATTCCCCAATCGCAGCCTCCAATATTAATGCCAAACAATAATTTCGAggtcaagaaaataaataatggtCACAGTGTTACTAGTACTACTACTGGTACTGTTGCTACTGCTACTACTACTACTTCGCCGgtgaattcttcttcttctcggtGGCCGAAGGCGGAAGTTCATGCTTTGATAAGGATAAGGACAAGTCTAGAAACCAAGTATCAAGAGAATGGACCAAAAGCTCCATTGTGGGAAGATATCTCAATTGCAATGCAAAGGCTTGGGTACAACCGGAGTGCAAAGAGATGCAAGGAAAAATGGGAGAACATCAACAAGTACTTCAAGAGAGTGAGGGAGAGTAGCAAAGAAAGGCGTGAAGATAGCAAGACATGTCCCTATTTCCACGAGCTTGAAGCTCTATACAAAGAAAAGAGCAAATCATCCAAGAACCCCTTTGGCATCTTCCAGAATATGAAGCCTAATGAGATGATGCTGATGATGACGGAGCCACTGATGGTGCAACCGGAGCAACAATGGAGGCCCCCACCTCAATCATTGGAAGAGGGTGTAGGGATGGAGAATGCAAGTGAAGAATatcatgaaaatgaagaaaatggtggtgatgatgatgataacatTGAAGAAGATGGAGATAGTGTGGAAGATGAAGGAGCAAACCCGTGTGAGATTGCGACAAATAATTAA